Proteins encoded by one window of Halococcus hamelinensis 100A6:
- a CDS encoding metallophosphoesterase, producing the protein MGRADERPSQIEPVPGEPAAVVRAGGERVLCVADYHAGLEAALRWDGVSLPSRATERREHLLSLVESTAVERVAVLGDLAHAIGDSRGPERDELEALFEALVERVAVTVVKGNHDGAIESVTDGIDGEIAVTSTGGVRVGDVGFAHGHTWPARRVLEADVVCVGHDHPAVRLEDDVGGTRAERVWLRGPLDPDPFREHYDEALDITGELVVFPAFNDLSGGTWVNVEQQEFLAPFLPDGLAEGEAYLLDGTRLGAYREV; encoded by the coding sequence ATGGGGCGGGCCGACGAACGCCCCAGTCAAATCGAGCCGGTGCCCGGCGAACCGGCGGCGGTCGTCCGCGCCGGCGGCGAGCGCGTCCTCTGCGTGGCCGACTACCACGCGGGGCTCGAAGCCGCGCTTCGGTGGGACGGCGTCTCGCTCCCGAGCCGGGCGACCGAGCGGCGCGAGCACCTCCTCTCGCTGGTCGAGTCCACCGCCGTCGAACGTGTGGCCGTCCTCGGCGACCTCGCCCACGCCATCGGGGATTCGCGGGGTCCGGAACGCGACGAACTCGAAGCCCTCTTCGAGGCGCTCGTCGAGCGCGTGGCCGTCACGGTCGTCAAGGGCAACCACGACGGCGCGATCGAGTCGGTGACCGATGGGATCGACGGCGAGATCGCGGTGACGTCGACGGGCGGGGTCCGGGTCGGGGACGTGGGGTTCGCACACGGCCACACCTGGCCCGCGAGGAGAGTGCTCGAAGCCGACGTGGTGTGTGTCGGCCACGACCATCCCGCAGTACGACTCGAAGACGACGTCGGCGGGACGCGAGCCGAGCGGGTGTGGCTCCGCGGGCCGCTCGATCCCGATCCCTTCAGAGAACACTACGACGAAGCCCTCGACATCACGGGCGAGCTGGTGGTGTTCCCGGCGTTCAACGACCTCTCCGGCGGGACGTGGGTCAACGTCGAGCAGCAGGAGTTCCTCGCGCCGTTCCTGCCCGACGGGCTCGCCGAGGGCGAGGCGTATCTGCTCGACGGCACGCGGCTCGGGGCCTACCGAGAGGTCTGA
- a CDS encoding DEAD/DEAH box helicase, translated as MAESEAAGGSAAFTHLGTQVRTALSERGFETPTEPQRAAIPPLADGKDGLVIAPTGTGKTETAMLPVFDALAGEERFGIGALYITPLRALNRDMRDRLDWWGEQLGLDIDVRHGDTTQYHRQQQANDPPDVLVTTPETLQAMLTGEKLRKALSDVSHVVIDEVHELAASKRGAQLTIGLERLHELSGPFQRIGLSATVGDPGEVGKFLTGGRGCEIMEVDVGSRLDVRVREPRITDEDETLAGKLASDPDLASHVRAIRDLVTENESTLVFVNTRQTAEALGSRCNALDLPIGVHHGSLSKEARIEVEDAFKAGELDGLLCTSSMELGIDVGRVDHVIQYQSPREVARLLQRVGRAGHRSDKLSSGTVLTTRPDDTLEALAICRRAHEGLVEPAEIHHGSLDTVANQIAGAVMDFGEISARKTYDLVTRAYPFRDLTADDFRDVVRELSDNRILWLDEELDRLEKSGGTWQYFYANLSMIPDEETYTVSDVASGRAIGTLDERFVVNFAGPGETFIQRGEMWRIAEVDDEESEVKVSPIEDPTGEVPSWTGSEIPVPKPVAGEVGEVRGWVGEAFESGESRSAVAADLADRYPTDEYTAGEALDPLEKQVESGSPMPTDERVVVEYEPRSVVVNACFGHTTNQTLGRVLSALLGQQTGSSVGLEIDPYRIELDVPRGVSGPDIEGVLRGTEPEHVAGIIELSLKNSDALKFKLAQVAATFGALQSWRGNRKFGRDRLLAALDDTPVYDEAVREIFHEDLAIEPTGEVLSGIRDGEVEVVLHTEHTPVGIDGRSSGRELLAPENADASVIDTVRERIQEDRMLLFCLHCQEWDRTQEVRRVPDQPECPFCGSTRIAALNPWAEEVVEAVRADEKDDEQEKQTKRAYQAATLVQSHGKQAVIALAARGVGPHNAARIIAKLREDEDDFYRDILSQERQYARTQSFWD; from the coding sequence ATGGCAGAGAGCGAGGCCGCCGGCGGTTCTGCGGCCTTCACACACCTCGGGACACAGGTCCGGACGGCGCTCTCCGAACGGGGGTTCGAGACCCCGACGGAGCCACAGCGAGCCGCCATCCCGCCGCTCGCCGACGGGAAGGACGGGCTGGTGATCGCGCCCACCGGGACCGGGAAGACCGAGACCGCAATGTTGCCGGTGTTCGACGCGCTCGCCGGCGAGGAGCGCTTCGGGATCGGCGCGCTCTACATCACCCCGCTCCGCGCGCTCAACCGCGACATGCGCGACCGGCTCGACTGGTGGGGAGAGCAGTTGGGGCTCGACATCGACGTCCGACACGGCGACACCACGCAGTACCACCGCCAGCAGCAGGCGAACGACCCGCCCGACGTGCTGGTGACGACCCCCGAAACCCTCCAGGCGATGCTGACGGGCGAGAAGCTCCGGAAAGCCCTGTCGGACGTCTCGCACGTCGTGATCGACGAGGTTCACGAGCTCGCGGCGTCGAAACGCGGAGCCCAGCTCACGATCGGGCTCGAACGCCTCCACGAGCTGTCGGGGCCGTTCCAGCGGATCGGCCTCTCGGCGACCGTCGGCGACCCCGGCGAGGTCGGGAAGTTCCTCACCGGGGGTCGGGGATGCGAGATCATGGAGGTCGACGTCGGCAGCCGGCTCGATGTCCGGGTTCGCGAACCCCGGATCACCGACGAGGACGAAACCCTCGCGGGGAAACTCGCGAGCGACCCCGACCTCGCGAGCCACGTTCGGGCGATCCGGGATCTGGTGACCGAGAACGAGTCGACCCTGGTCTTCGTCAACACCCGACAGACCGCGGAAGCGCTCGGGTCACGATGTAACGCGCTCGACCTCCCTATCGGTGTCCACCACGGCTCGCTCTCGAAGGAGGCCCGGATCGAGGTCGAGGACGCGTTCAAGGCTGGGGAGTTGGATGGATTGCTCTGTACCTCCTCGATGGAACTCGGTATCGACGTGGGCCGGGTCGACCACGTGATCCAGTACCAGAGCCCACGCGAGGTCGCCCGCCTCCTCCAGCGGGTCGGGCGGGCGGGGCACCGCTCCGACAAGCTCTCCTCCGGGACCGTGCTCACGACACGGCCCGACGACACGCTCGAAGCCCTCGCGATCTGTCGGCGGGCCCACGAGGGGCTGGTCGAACCCGCCGAGATCCACCACGGGAGCCTCGATACGGTGGCGAACCAGATCGCGGGAGCGGTGATGGATTTCGGCGAGATCAGCGCCAGGAAGACCTACGACCTCGTCACGCGGGCCTACCCGTTCCGCGACCTCACGGCGGACGACTTCCGGGACGTCGTGCGCGAACTCTCGGACAACCGGATCCTCTGGCTCGACGAGGAGCTCGACAGGCTGGAGAAATCCGGCGGAACGTGGCAGTACTTTTACGCCAATCTCTCGATGATCCCCGACGAGGAGACCTACACCGTCTCGGACGTGGCCTCCGGGCGGGCCATCGGCACGCTCGACGAGCGGTTCGTGGTCAACTTCGCGGGCCCGGGCGAGACGTTCATCCAACGGGGGGAGATGTGGCGGATCGCGGAGGTCGACGACGAGGAGAGCGAGGTGAAGGTCAGCCCGATCGAGGACCCGACGGGAGAGGTCCCCTCCTGGACCGGCAGCGAGATCCCGGTGCCGAAACCCGTCGCGGGCGAGGTCGGTGAGGTCCGCGGCTGGGTCGGCGAGGCGTTCGAGTCCGGCGAATCCCGGTCGGCAGTGGCGGCCGACCTCGCCGACCGGTATCCCACCGACGAGTACACCGCGGGCGAGGCGCTCGACCCGCTCGAAAAGCAGGTCGAGTCTGGGAGCCCGATGCCGACCGACGAGCGGGTGGTGGTCGAGTACGAGCCCCGCTCGGTCGTGGTGAACGCCTGTTTCGGCCACACCACGAATCAGACCCTCGGTCGAGTGCTCTCGGCGTTGTTGGGCCAACAGACGGGCTCGTCGGTGGGACTGGAGATCGACCCCTACCGGATCGAACTCGACGTCCCGCGCGGGGTCTCGGGCCCGGATATCGAGGGCGTGCTCCGCGGGACCGAACCGGAGCACGTCGCGGGGATCATCGAACTCAGCCTCAAGAACTCGGACGCCCTGAAGTTCAAGCTCGCCCAGGTCGCGGCGACGTTCGGCGCGCTCCAGTCCTGGCGCGGAAATAGAAAATTCGGCCGGGACCGCCTCCTCGCGGCGCTCGATGACACGCCCGTCTACGACGAGGCCGTCCGCGAGATCTTCCACGAGGACCTCGCGATCGAGCCAACCGGCGAGGTGCTCTCGGGGATCCGGGACGGGGAGGTCGAGGTCGTCCTCCACACCGAGCACACCCCCGTTGGAATCGACGGTCGGTCGTCGGGTCGGGAGCTGCTCGCACCCGAGAACGCCGACGCGAGCGTGATCGACACGGTCCGGGAGCGGATCCAGGAGGACCGAATGCTGCTGTTCTGTCTCCACTGTCAGGAGTGGGACCGCACCCAGGAAGTGAGGCGGGTCCCCGACCAGCCGGAGTGTCCGTTCTGCGGTTCGACTCGTATCGCGGCGCTCAACCCGTGGGCCGAGGAGGTCGTCGAAGCGGTCAGGGCCGACGAGAAGGACGACGAGCAGGAAAAACAGACGAAGCGGGCCTAC